One Danio rerio strain Tuebingen ecotype United States chromosome 13, GRCz12tu, whole genome shotgun sequence DNA window includes the following coding sequences:
- the noto gene encoding homeobox protein notochord (The RefSeq protein has 1 substitution compared to this genomic sequence) has translation MQIPGRAYETYGQSARPLHQDYATSSSKPSTGKSFTIDALLARPDQAEMRERTNAYRSITNQTPVSSSALPLIYSQMPHFAYSQSIMQTQTGYPVFCYPPYNFQTTCRGAVYAQDAVLAKAAVHSHYKHKSGKSKRMRTSFTNDQLSRLEKEFARQQYMVGSERFLLASALQLTEAQVKVWFQNRRIKWRKQSLEQQQAKLAKLGLTVPPKSPGSQGREDEERDFTEESDVDIDIDDSLQD, from the exons ATGCAGATTCCCGGAAGAGCTTACGAAACTTATGGACAATCAGCACGTCCTTTGCATCAGGACTATGCCACCTCTTCTTCAAAACCGAGCACCGGGAAATCATTCACCATAGACGCTCTGCTCGCGAGGCCTGACCAGGCGGAGATGAGAGAACGAACAAACGCGTACCGGAGCATAACCAACCAAACGTCTGTCTCCAGCTCTGCGCTCCCGCTTATTTACTCGCAGATGCCACACTTCGCGTACAGCCAAAGCATCATGCAAACTCAGACAGGCTATCCCGTGTTCTGCTATCCGCCCTACAACTTCCAAACAACATGTCGTGGAGCTGTGTACGCACAAG ATGCAGTACTGGCGAAAGCAGCAGTTCATTCTCATTATAAACACAAATCTGGGAAATCAAAGCGAATGCGTACAAGTTTTACCAACGATCAGCTGTCCAGACTGGAGAAAGAGTTCGCGCGGCAGCAATACATGGTGGGATCTGAACGCTTTCTGTTGGCATCTGCTCTCCAACTCACTGAAGCTCAG GTTAAAGTCTGGTTCCAGAACAGGCGCATCAAATGGAGAAAGCAGAGTCTTGAGCAACAACAAGCCAAACTTGCCAAACTGGGACTGACCGTTCCACCAAAAAGCCCTGGATCCCAGGGCAGAGAGGATGAGGAGAGGGATTTCACAGAAGAGTCTGATGTAGACATTGACATTGACGATTCACTGCAAGACTGA